A region of Myxococcus stipitatus DSM 14675 DNA encodes the following proteins:
- the traA gene encoding outer membrane exchange protein TraA family protein, which translates to MSRLARFALAVLSVCLVSAPAWGQKLPDVVVTGPAIAPALSTDGQGMCVASNIWRRDPGEFPQSQGTYIDVLNGFLEEPASKQSRVTTVLRTPFDLSNNLNDGRTLSYGDFVNQVTAPGCAIGGCSFNIINDNDVMTSFVSRFRGYLNVPPNLAGQPLHFASYVDDAVSFVIYDRIQSYVVINRPPRIGFPTWRTTNSVMFSQPGLYAVEVLYTQIGEHAALEMSMLNGAFGDFERAANSPPIVNLYSSNFQLLQPAQFFQTENGLPSFASDPNRCEQCARANVNAPNNGTCSDNYYCNSAALCAPCDTALRCGAKCSPCGVSFPFCANINGGNTCVQCTEDSQCANGRCDLTDNMCRGCNDDTDCPNTGRCDPATNQCSGCNDDSDCPGATCDEPTATCVQCTEDTHCPNGQVCVPGLNQCRECNDDSQCDRGEICTNNQCVPCATDGACAGNSCNCCPGGTQCAALTPGASPSCVECTTDSQCGEGQKCDPLNGRCVTEIPECNTASACGPSCATCPGDRPYCLDGQVCVQCRTDLECGGGQFCVSGECSACTTDKHCGTRCEACDVDAPFCLSDGSPQGSSCVGCRTNEDCGSGQCNPTTRTCENAGACAVTCDAGLVCDGAACVQCFADAHCPCGGTCDLGSNTCTTSCENSGDCLGVQHCSAKTQQCERGRRKPGTDPQGGAFCCGTTANATPAGSATVLFFLAAGLLLLRAQRRVR; encoded by the coding sequence TTGTCCCGCCTCGCGCGATTCGCGCTCGCCGTCCTATCGGTGTGCCTCGTTTCCGCCCCCGCCTGGGGCCAGAAGCTGCCGGATGTCGTCGTTACAGGCCCCGCCATTGCTCCAGCGCTGAGCACTGATGGCCAGGGCATGTGCGTCGCGTCCAATATCTGGAGGCGAGACCCTGGAGAATTCCCACAGTCGCAAGGGACGTACATCGACGTGCTCAACGGGTTTCTTGAAGAGCCCGCCAGCAAGCAGAGCCGCGTCACCACCGTCCTTCGCACCCCGTTCGACCTGTCCAACAACCTCAACGACGGTCGCACGCTGAGCTACGGCGACTTCGTGAATCAGGTCACCGCCCCGGGCTGCGCTATCGGTGGATGCAGCTTCAACATCATCAACGACAACGACGTGATGACATCGTTTGTCTCACGCTTTCGCGGCTATCTGAACGTGCCGCCCAACCTCGCTGGGCAGCCACTTCATTTCGCCTCTTACGTGGACGATGCCGTCAGCTTCGTCATCTATGACCGCATCCAGTCCTATGTGGTCATCAACCGCCCTCCGAGGATTGGGTTTCCGACCTGGCGCACCACCAACAGCGTGATGTTCAGCCAACCGGGGCTCTACGCTGTCGAGGTTCTCTACACGCAGATTGGTGAACACGCCGCGCTCGAGATGTCGATGCTCAATGGAGCCTTCGGGGACTTCGAGCGCGCGGCCAACAGTCCGCCCATCGTCAACCTCTACTCCTCCAACTTCCAGCTGCTCCAGCCCGCGCAGTTCTTCCAGACGGAGAACGGGCTCCCCTCGTTCGCGAGCGACCCGAACCGCTGCGAGCAGTGCGCACGCGCCAACGTCAACGCGCCCAACAACGGCACCTGCAGCGACAACTACTACTGCAACTCCGCTGCACTCTGCGCGCCCTGTGACACCGCCCTCCGCTGCGGAGCCAAGTGCTCCCCGTGCGGCGTCTCCTTCCCCTTCTGCGCGAACATCAACGGCGGCAACACCTGCGTCCAATGCACGGAAGACTCACAGTGCGCAAACGGCCGCTGTGACCTGACCGACAACATGTGCCGCGGTTGCAACGACGACACGGACTGCCCGAACACCGGCCGCTGCGACCCCGCGACCAACCAGTGCTCAGGCTGCAACGACGACTCCGACTGCCCCGGCGCCACCTGCGACGAGCCCACCGCCACCTGCGTCCAGTGCACCGAGGACACGCACTGCCCCAACGGCCAGGTCTGCGTCCCCGGCCTGAACCAGTGCCGTGAGTGCAACGACGACTCGCAATGCGACCGCGGTGAAATCTGCACCAACAACCAATGCGTCCCGTGCGCCACCGATGGCGCCTGCGCGGGCAACTCCTGCAACTGCTGCCCCGGCGGCACGCAGTGCGCCGCGCTGACGCCGGGCGCCTCGCCCTCCTGCGTCGAGTGCACCACCGATTCCCAGTGCGGCGAAGGTCAGAAGTGCGACCCGCTCAACGGCCGCTGCGTCACCGAAATCCCCGAGTGCAACACCGCCTCCGCCTGCGGCCCCTCCTGCGCCACGTGCCCCGGTGACCGTCCCTACTGCCTCGACGGCCAGGTCTGCGTGCAGTGCCGCACCGACCTGGAATGTGGAGGCGGACAGTTCTGCGTGAGCGGCGAGTGCAGCGCGTGCACCACGGACAAGCACTGCGGCACCCGCTGCGAGGCCTGTGACGTGGACGCGCCCTTCTGCCTCTCCGACGGCTCTCCCCAGGGCAGCAGCTGCGTCGGCTGTCGCACCAACGAGGACTGCGGCAGCGGCCAGTGCAACCCGACCACTCGCACCTGCGAGAACGCGGGCGCCTGCGCCGTCACCTGCGACGCGGGCCTCGTCTGCGACGGCGCCGCCTGCGTCCAGTGCTTCGCCGACGCCCACTGCCCTTGCGGCGGGACCTGCGACCTGGGCTCCAACACCTGCACCACCTCGTGCGAGAACAGCGGCGACTGCCTCGGCGTCCAGCACTGCTCGGCGAAGACGCAGCAGTGCGAGCGCGGACGGCGCAAGCCCGGCACCGACCCCCAGGGCGGCGCCTTCTGCTGCGGCACCACCGCCAACGCCACCCCGGCGGGCAGCGCCACCGTCCTCTTCTTCCTCGCCGCCGGCCTCCTGCTCCTGCGCGCCCAGCGCCGCGTCCGATGA
- the traB gene encoding outer membrane exchange protein TraB: MNSFRLPLLVLALGGATLASAQPDTRFDVQMFRPSGAPQDLVLVSQSRPLSHLSVAAGPYFSYSLNPLTLVPEGGDLEKISLVGNRLQLDVMAMVGLFDWAEIGVDMPLILAQGGQNLEVIGTEGSVESFVLGDLRLSGKVAVPGLRRPAEGKGWGAALTLNVSFPTGAQDAFAGEGELTWAPGLVVDYRFGNGILLALNGGFWKRPDRVFDGVAIGDMMPFGVGAEVPILRGSGITALGLVSGAVGLKKAPGTERQVPAELLIGLRWYSSTGVTFTFGGGAGCGCSLASPTLSFFTSIIWIPAKTREWEALERFKEPPEPTPPPPPPIDPDGDSVIGTGDKCPDVAGPVENAGCPDTDRDGDGIVDRLDRCPEFPAGSRGREGCPLARQSRNKIVILEQVNFATDQDVILSESFPILEEVARVMNENPQMDRVLVEGHTDSRASDAYNLDLSRRRASSVRRFLVETGVAADRVCSQGFGRSQPLSDNETEEGMALNRRVEFTIQPPSDGPRPPCPEDAANKKGKRSRPKAPGSQTKSGTEPKP; encoded by the coding sequence ATGAACTCCTTCCGACTACCGCTCCTCGTCCTGGCGCTGGGAGGAGCCACGCTCGCCTCCGCCCAGCCCGACACCCGCTTCGACGTGCAGATGTTCCGCCCGTCGGGCGCGCCCCAGGACCTGGTCCTCGTCTCCCAGTCGCGCCCGCTCTCCCACCTGTCCGTCGCCGCCGGCCCGTACTTCAGCTACTCGCTCAATCCCCTCACCCTCGTCCCCGAGGGCGGTGACCTCGAGAAGATCAGCCTGGTGGGCAACCGCCTCCAGCTCGACGTCATGGCCATGGTGGGCCTGTTCGACTGGGCCGAGATTGGCGTCGACATGCCGCTCATCCTCGCGCAGGGCGGACAGAACCTGGAGGTCATCGGCACCGAGGGAAGCGTCGAGAGCTTCGTGCTGGGCGACCTGCGCCTCTCCGGCAAGGTGGCCGTCCCCGGCCTGCGCCGCCCCGCCGAGGGCAAGGGCTGGGGCGCCGCGCTCACCCTCAACGTCAGCTTCCCCACCGGCGCCCAGGACGCGTTCGCCGGAGAAGGCGAGCTCACCTGGGCCCCGGGCCTCGTCGTGGACTACCGCTTCGGCAACGGCATCCTGCTGGCGCTCAACGGCGGCTTCTGGAAGCGCCCGGACCGCGTCTTCGACGGGGTGGCCATCGGCGACATGATGCCCTTCGGCGTCGGCGCGGAGGTTCCCATCCTCCGAGGCAGCGGCATCACCGCGCTGGGCCTCGTCAGCGGCGCGGTGGGACTCAAGAAGGCCCCGGGCACCGAGCGACAGGTCCCCGCGGAGCTGCTCATCGGCCTGCGCTGGTACAGCTCCACCGGCGTGACGTTCACCTTCGGCGGTGGCGCGGGCTGCGGCTGCTCGCTGGCGTCCCCCACGCTCAGCTTCTTCACGTCCATCATCTGGATTCCGGCCAAGACGCGCGAGTGGGAGGCCCTGGAGCGCTTCAAGGAGCCCCCCGAGCCCACGCCGCCGCCTCCGCCTCCCATCGACCCGGATGGCGACTCGGTGATTGGCACGGGCGACAAGTGCCCGGACGTGGCCGGCCCCGTGGAGAACGCGGGCTGCCCGGACACGGACCGCGATGGCGACGGCATCGTGGACCGCCTCGACCGGTGCCCGGAGTTCCCGGCCGGAAGCCGTGGCCGAGAGGGCTGCCCCCTGGCGCGCCAGAGCCGGAACAAGATCGTCATCCTGGAGCAGGTGAACTTCGCCACGGACCAGGACGTCATCCTCTCGGAGTCCTTCCCCATCCTGGAGGAGGTCGCGCGGGTGATGAACGAGAACCCGCAGATGGACCGCGTGCTGGTGGAGGGCCACACGGACTCGCGCGCGAGCGACGCGTACAACCTGGACCTGTCGCGCCGCCGCGCCTCCAGCGTGAGGCGCTTCCTGGTGGAGACGGGCGTGGCGGCGGACCGGGTGTGCTCGCAGGGCTTCGGCCGCAGCCAGCCGTTGTCCGACAACGAGACGGAAGAAGGCATGGCCCTCAACCGCCGCGTCGAGTTCACCATCCAGCCGCCGAGCGACGGCCCCCGCCCGCCCTGCCCCGAGGACGCCGCGAACAAGAAGGGCAAGCGCTCCCGCCCGAAGGCTCCGGGCTCGCAGACGAAGTCCGGGACCGAGCCCAAGCCGTAG
- a CDS encoding Ig-like domain-containing protein, whose translation MPLPPSPVVAAAVKTPRLSIHALLVLALGLLTACGPSPASLTFEPLESRFLRTPGQNVKLDYVVLDAEGQRMSEPKLRWTSSAPDVALVQDGVMTVRKSGKTIIGVTGGKVREALPLDLVILNSLDVRAPGSDFMEVGRTIKLRVMARNEQGASLAEATPEFTSSDETVARVEDGQLVAVRPGSATVSASLGHLSRHIAVQVVPADFARLGLNLTHHQFQRPGQSVMLQARAFNRNGVVLDTVPLEWFTSDAAVVSVSQDGRVTAVGTGRAIVSVVAGRRRTAAEFVVP comes from the coding sequence GTGCCACTCCCGCCCTCGCCCGTTGTCGCCGCCGCCGTGAAGACGCCGCGCCTCTCTATCCATGCCCTCCTGGTTCTTGCTCTCGGGCTGCTGACCGCCTGTGGGCCGTCGCCCGCTTCACTGACCTTCGAGCCGCTGGAGTCGCGCTTCCTGCGCACGCCGGGGCAGAACGTGAAGCTGGACTACGTGGTCCTCGACGCCGAGGGCCAGCGCATGTCCGAGCCGAAGCTGCGCTGGACCAGCTCCGCTCCAGACGTGGCCCTGGTGCAGGACGGCGTGATGACGGTGCGCAAGTCCGGGAAGACCATCATCGGTGTCACGGGCGGCAAGGTGCGCGAGGCCCTGCCGTTGGACCTGGTCATCCTCAACTCGCTGGACGTGCGCGCCCCGGGCTCGGACTTCATGGAGGTGGGGCGCACCATCAAGCTGCGGGTGATGGCGCGCAATGAGCAAGGCGCCTCGCTCGCTGAGGCCACGCCGGAGTTCACCTCGTCGGACGAGACGGTGGCGCGCGTGGAGGATGGACAACTGGTGGCGGTGCGGCCCGGCTCGGCCACGGTGAGCGCGAGCCTGGGGCATCTGTCCCGGCACATCGCCGTCCAGGTGGTGCCCGCCGACTTCGCGCGGCTGGGCCTCAACCTCACCCACCATCAATTCCAGCGCCCGGGCCAGTCGGTGATGCTCCAGGCGCGGGCCTTCAACCGCAACGGCGTGGTGCTCGACACCGTGCCGCTGGAGTGGTTCACGTCGGACGCGGCCGTGGTGTCGGTGTCCCAGGATGGCCGGGTGACGGCGGTGGGCACGGGCCGGGCCATTGTCTCCGTCGTCGCAGGCCGCAGACGCACCGCCGCGGAGTTCGTCGTCCCGTGA
- a CDS encoding HD-GYP domain-containing protein, translated as MNTETTREEAAQVGPRLMGLMVRCLNTVSLHDVDNAGVKEGIEELGAVLDAELRGRASVELQCVGGIPFLCGTRMKLGEEHLDTAVSLRRYLENLQVQEISFGTGLRREHLRAFLLAFQKHRRTQKPQGILLEKLGPIRLREVLTSNSALTPREVMLRYYARLVVLLKHVIASQAQVRVERFRRVLLRLAEVSVGHEALLVGLTRFRRTDVDGGQHGAAVAVLSLLMARRLGLSRAQQLDLALSGLFHDLGRGTTTLSPEQEFDRTSHELLARRGPLKTALRLLHRPLEPNRLERVVAAHDCLQPLWSGQAQRPAGLVGRMLAVPCAFDLLTFPAPPHPGLAPDTALRLITHRAGTRFDPRVVRLFTSVAGFYPVGTLVRLSGGQLGVVMDVPTDSAQAARPRVRVIQGAGRTKADYVVDLAEPGQKLTIVASLDSTESDFNVPHFLFA; from the coding sequence ATGAACACGGAGACGACGCGAGAGGAAGCGGCGCAGGTGGGGCCCCGGCTCATGGGGCTCATGGTGCGGTGCTTGAACACGGTGTCCCTGCATGACGTGGACAACGCGGGAGTGAAGGAGGGCATCGAGGAGCTGGGCGCGGTGCTGGACGCGGAGCTGCGCGGACGCGCGTCCGTGGAGCTCCAGTGCGTGGGCGGAATCCCCTTCCTCTGCGGCACACGGATGAAGCTGGGCGAGGAGCACCTGGACACCGCCGTCTCGCTGCGGCGCTACCTGGAGAACCTCCAGGTGCAGGAGATCTCCTTCGGCACGGGCCTGCGCCGGGAGCACCTGCGCGCCTTCCTCCTCGCCTTCCAGAAGCATCGGCGCACCCAGAAGCCCCAGGGCATCCTCCTGGAGAAGCTGGGCCCCATCCGCCTGCGGGAGGTGCTGACGTCCAACAGCGCGCTGACGCCGCGCGAGGTGATGCTGCGCTACTACGCGCGGCTCGTCGTCCTCCTCAAGCACGTCATCGCCTCGCAAGCCCAGGTGCGCGTGGAGCGCTTCCGCCGCGTGCTGCTGCGGCTGGCCGAGGTCTCCGTGGGGCACGAAGCCCTCCTGGTGGGACTCACGCGCTTCCGCCGCACGGACGTGGACGGAGGGCAACACGGCGCGGCGGTGGCGGTGCTGTCGTTGCTGATGGCGCGGCGGTTGGGGCTGTCTCGCGCGCAGCAACTGGACCTGGCGCTGAGCGGTCTGTTCCACGACCTGGGCCGAGGCACCACCACGCTCTCCCCGGAGCAGGAGTTCGACCGGACCTCGCATGAGCTGCTGGCGCGACGAGGGCCGCTGAAGACCGCGCTGCGGCTCCTGCATCGCCCCTTGGAGCCGAACCGCCTGGAGCGCGTGGTGGCCGCGCACGACTGCCTCCAGCCGCTGTGGAGCGGTCAGGCGCAGCGGCCCGCGGGACTGGTGGGGCGGATGCTCGCGGTGCCCTGTGCCTTCGACCTGCTCACCTTCCCCGCGCCGCCCCACCCGGGGCTGGCCCCGGACACGGCGCTGCGGCTCATCACCCACCGGGCCGGCACCCGGTTCGACCCGAGGGTGGTGCGGCTGTTCACCTCGGTGGCCGGCTTCTATCCGGTGGGGACGCTGGTGCGCCTGTCGGGCGGGCAGCTGGGCGTGGTGATGGATGTCCCCACGGATTCAGCGCAGGCGGCCAGGCCCCGCGTCCGCGTCATCCAGGGGGCGGGGCGGACGAAGGCGGACTACGTCGTCGACCTGGCCGAGCCCGGCCAGAAGCTCACCATCGTCGCGTCCCTCGATTCCACCGAGAGTGACTTCAACGTCCCCCACTTCCTCTTCGCGTAG
- a CDS encoding HEAT repeat domain-containing protein has translation MPAPIPRGQVPAPVSATSPVLSREEVATEVGHALNKVLNSYRFYAEGHSALVEVQQRLGEAVRRFHDVSGEAVVLHIRSSMLLLGDVVLVEAASAKDSVTRPLFLEGVQEILLQPGLEVEELGAFLGMWHRALQRNLPPEYDFYTWFWERGFEDIELVVAEVPASTDTGESAQAEAQLAEREEQLFTELTRRQGSGSSKRRPVGHDEWLARLEAEVLAPVSAQDLLRTGAPAFTGSSDAELAELRALLERERKGEGVQERSVWVVWGLLAVCREEERAELLGWMEELLSGMVSHGHWAELSQVVQGMTRDARASSARAPDLFFVTRLFFREGMRFALAQATAQPGMLLRVLELLSTLPRDALQGATDLLFELPSPEARGALAKLLVRRGISLGVLVARASSLGEKDLDWLQSLRESGPEAQALTAALLGHPRPEVRAALLARLSPRDVESQRAPLLKLLADPSAGVRGAVLVLLVRYGVDAAVGPLVARLEARMESRERMAVLRALADLGGPIAGAALRSAFERELETEMKVHCAQCIGILGDPRARPLLEAVANKLFAPRLLKQACREALAQLAPVG, from the coding sequence ATGCCTGCTCCCATTCCCAGAGGTCAGGTCCCCGCCCCGGTCTCCGCGACGTCTCCCGTCCTCTCTCGTGAGGAGGTGGCGACGGAGGTGGGGCATGCGTTGAACAAGGTGCTCAATTCCTATCGCTTCTATGCGGAGGGGCACTCGGCGCTGGTGGAGGTCCAGCAGCGACTGGGGGAGGCGGTGCGGCGCTTCCATGACGTGTCGGGCGAGGCGGTGGTGCTGCACATCCGCTCCTCGATGCTGCTGCTGGGGGATGTGGTGCTGGTGGAGGCGGCGTCCGCGAAGGACTCCGTGACGCGGCCCCTCTTCCTGGAAGGTGTCCAGGAGATACTGTTGCAACCTGGACTCGAAGTGGAGGAGCTGGGTGCCTTCCTGGGCATGTGGCACCGGGCGCTCCAGCGCAACCTGCCGCCGGAGTACGACTTCTACACCTGGTTCTGGGAGCGGGGCTTCGAGGACATCGAGCTGGTCGTCGCGGAGGTGCCCGCCTCGACGGACACGGGCGAGTCGGCGCAGGCGGAGGCGCAGCTCGCCGAGCGCGAGGAGCAGCTCTTCACGGAGCTCACGCGGCGCCAGGGCTCGGGCTCGAGCAAGCGTCGCCCCGTGGGGCATGACGAGTGGCTGGCGCGGCTGGAGGCGGAGGTGCTTGCTCCCGTCAGCGCGCAGGACCTGCTGCGCACGGGGGCTCCCGCCTTCACGGGCTCGAGTGACGCGGAGCTGGCGGAGCTGCGGGCGCTGCTGGAGCGTGAGCGCAAGGGCGAGGGCGTGCAGGAGCGCAGCGTGTGGGTGGTGTGGGGGCTGCTCGCGGTGTGCCGAGAGGAGGAGCGCGCGGAGCTCCTCGGGTGGATGGAGGAGCTGCTGTCGGGGATGGTGTCCCACGGGCACTGGGCGGAGCTGTCGCAGGTGGTGCAGGGGATGACGCGGGATGCGCGAGCGTCCTCGGCCCGCGCTCCGGACCTGTTCTTCGTCACCCGGTTGTTCTTCCGCGAGGGGATGCGCTTCGCCCTGGCCCAGGCCACCGCGCAGCCAGGGATGCTGCTGCGCGTGCTGGAACTCTTGAGCACGCTGCCTCGCGATGCGTTGCAGGGGGCGACGGACCTGCTCTTCGAGCTGCCCTCGCCCGAGGCCCGCGGCGCGCTCGCGAAGCTGCTCGTGCGCAGAGGCATCTCGCTGGGCGTGCTGGTGGCGCGGGCGTCGTCCCTGGGCGAGAAGGACCTGGACTGGTTGCAGTCCCTGCGCGAGTCGGGGCCGGAGGCGCAGGCGCTGACGGCGGCGCTGCTGGGACATCCTCGACCGGAGGTGCGGGCGGCGCTGCTGGCGCGGCTGAGTCCTCGGGACGTGGAGTCGCAGCGCGCGCCGCTCTTGAAGCTGCTCGCGGACCCTTCGGCGGGAGTGCGCGGCGCCGTGCTGGTGTTGCTCGTGCGGTACGGCGTGGACGCGGCGGTGGGGCCGCTGGTGGCTCGGCTCGAGGCCCGCATGGAGTCCCGCGAGCGCATGGCCGTGTTGCGCGCGCTGGCGGACCTGGGCGGGCCCATCGCCGGCGCGGCGCTCCGCTCCGCCTTCGAGCGCGAGCTGGAGACCGAGATGAAGGTCCACTGCGCGCAGTGCATCGGCATCCTCGGGGACCCGAGGGCCCGGCCGCTCCTGGAGGCGGTGGCGAACAAGCTGTTCGCGCCCCGCTTGCTCAAGCAGGCCTGTCGGGAGGCGTTGGCGCAGCTGGCACCGGTGGGTTGA